One window of Choloepus didactylus isolate mChoDid1 chromosome 26, mChoDid1.pri, whole genome shotgun sequence genomic DNA carries:
- the LOC119520810 gene encoding zinc finger protein 596-like isoform X1, translating to MLCWRISVIWCSWVCISEVLSQLDQGELWREGLRFLQVQNPGRENDHKKEEMITMQHMFKDTSTSQTNQISHNEEDPLERNDFREYFTHSTMTDMGKKPNVNKQFQRVLNYHSFIGQNKKIQTRWKSYNCHLCRKVFISSSGLRQLEKIHTGEKPYGYHLCEKDFTGSSTLREHGRIHTVEDLYVCHLCGNSISQSFNLRQHERIHYVEILYVCHRCGKDFTDSTTLRQCEKTHTEVKSYVCHVCGKDFTDSSTLRQYERTHTGEEPNICYICGKSFSHCGNLR from the exons atgttatgctggagaatatcagtcaTCTGGTGTTCATGG GTCTGCATATCAGAAGTGCTTTCACAGTTAGACCAAGgagaactgtggagagaaggattaaggtttctccaagtacagaaTCCAG GCAGGgaaaatgaccataaaaaagaagaaatgataaccatGCAACATATGTTTAAGGACACATCTACCAGCCAGACAAAT CAGATTTCTCACAATGAAGAGGATCCCCTTGAAAGGAATgatttcagagaatatttcactcactccacaatgactgacatgggaaagaaacccaatgtaaacaaacaatttcaaagagttctcaattatcattcattcattggtcaaaataagaaaattcaaaccaGATGGAAGTCATATAACTGTCATCTATGTAGAAAAGTCTTCATAAGTAGTTCTGGCCTTAGACAACttgagaaaatacacactggagaaaagccatatggCTACCATCTATGTGAGAAAGACTTCACTGGTAGTTCTACCCTTAGAGAACATGGAAGAATTCACACTGTGGAggatctatatgtctgtcatctatgtgggaattcCATCAGTCAAAGttttaaccttaggcaacatgaaagaattcactaTGTGGAGATACTATATGTCTGCCACAGATGTGGGAAAGATTTCACAGATAGTACAACCCTCAGACAATGTGAGAAAACTCATACTGAAGTAAAATCATAtgtctgccatgtatgtgggaaagacttcactgatagtTCTACACTCAGACAGtatgaaagaactcacactggggaggaACCCAATATCTGCTATATATGTGgtaaatccttcagtcattgtggtaaccttaggtga
- the LOC119520810 gene encoding zinc finger protein 596-like isoform X2: protein MLCWRISVIWCSWVCISEVLSQLDQGELWREGLRFLQVQNPGRENDHKKEEMITMQHMFKDTSTSQTNISHNEEDPLERNDFREYFTHSTMTDMGKKPNVNKQFQRVLNYHSFIGQNKKIQTRWKSYNCHLCRKVFISSSGLRQLEKIHTGEKPYGYHLCEKDFTGSSTLREHGRIHTVEDLYVCHLCGNSISQSFNLRQHERIHYVEILYVCHRCGKDFTDSTTLRQCEKTHTEVKSYVCHVCGKDFTDSSTLRQYERTHTGEEPNICYICGKSFSHCGNLR from the exons atgttatgctggagaatatcagtcaTCTGGTGTTCATGG GTCTGCATATCAGAAGTGCTTTCACAGTTAGACCAAGgagaactgtggagagaaggattaaggtttctccaagtacagaaTCCAG GCAGGgaaaatgaccataaaaaagaagaaatgataaccatGCAACATATGTTTAAGGACACATCTACCAGCCAGACAAAT ATTTCTCACAATGAAGAGGATCCCCTTGAAAGGAATgatttcagagaatatttcactcactccacaatgactgacatgggaaagaaacccaatgtaaacaaacaatttcaaagagttctcaattatcattcattcattggtcaaaataagaaaattcaaaccaGATGGAAGTCATATAACTGTCATCTATGTAGAAAAGTCTTCATAAGTAGTTCTGGCCTTAGACAACttgagaaaatacacactggagaaaagccatatggCTACCATCTATGTGAGAAAGACTTCACTGGTAGTTCTACCCTTAGAGAACATGGAAGAATTCACACTGTGGAggatctatatgtctgtcatctatgtgggaattcCATCAGTCAAAGttttaaccttaggcaacatgaaagaattcactaTGTGGAGATACTATATGTCTGCCACAGATGTGGGAAAGATTTCACAGATAGTACAACCCTCAGACAATGTGAGAAAACTCATACTGAAGTAAAATCATAtgtctgccatgtatgtgggaaagacttcactgatagtTCTACACTCAGACAGtatgaaagaactcacactggggaggaACCCAATATCTGCTATATATGTGgtaaatccttcagtcattgtggtaaccttaggtga